From Miscanthus floridulus cultivar M001 chromosome 15, ASM1932011v1, whole genome shotgun sequence, the proteins below share one genomic window:
- the LOC136508508 gene encoding uncharacterized protein isoform X1 has protein sequence MTGSSKKHELKSKQKLEKKLSFYTKVKDAVISLNAKKTISKQKNKQSRRQKKLKAYDLSALSEFLPEPAAPEQKTEAKLNCKSRQTLVVRESARLKVVLDNPQFQLDPFAAIHQHLLATQPPAAAKDSDAGKQGKEGSKDKKRRRKKKGASSSSQAMDI, from the exons AT GACTGGGTCTTCTAAGAAGCATGAGCTCAAATCTAAGCAAAAATTGGAAAAGAAACTCAGCTTTTACACAA AAGTAAAAGATGCAGTTATTTCCTTAAATGCTAAGAAGACTATCAGTAAG CAGAAAAATAAACAGAGTCGGCGCCAGAAGAAACTGAAAGCATATGATCTCTCGGCACTGTCTGAGTTCCTCCCAGAACCAGCTGCACCAGAGCAGAAGACTGAAGCAAAGCTGAACTGCAAGTCAAGACAGACATTAGT GGTACGGGAATCTGCTCGTCTTAAGGTTGTACTGGACAACCCGCAGTTCCAGCTTGACCCATTCGCTGCGATCCATCAGCACCTGCTAGCAACGCAGCCGCCTGCAGCTGCAAAGGACAGTGATGCAGGGAAGCAGGGGAAGGAGGGCTCCAAGGACAagaaaaggaggaggaagaagaagggcgcatcGTCAAGCTCTCAAGCAATGGATATCTGA
- the LOC136508508 gene encoding uncharacterized protein isoform X2, translating to MTGSSKKHELKSKQKLEKKLSFYTKVKDAVISLNAKKTISKKNKQSRRQKKLKAYDLSALSEFLPEPAAPEQKTEAKLNCKSRQTLVVRESARLKVVLDNPQFQLDPFAAIHQHLLATQPPAAAKDSDAGKQGKEGSKDKKRRRKKKGASSSSQAMDI from the exons AT GACTGGGTCTTCTAAGAAGCATGAGCTCAAATCTAAGCAAAAATTGGAAAAGAAACTCAGCTTTTACACAA AAGTAAAAGATGCAGTTATTTCCTTAAATGCTAAGAAGACTATCAGTAAG AAAAATAAACAGAGTCGGCGCCAGAAGAAACTGAAAGCATATGATCTCTCGGCACTGTCTGAGTTCCTCCCAGAACCAGCTGCACCAGAGCAGAAGACTGAAGCAAAGCTGAACTGCAAGTCAAGACAGACATTAGT GGTACGGGAATCTGCTCGTCTTAAGGTTGTACTGGACAACCCGCAGTTCCAGCTTGACCCATTCGCTGCGATCCATCAGCACCTGCTAGCAACGCAGCCGCCTGCAGCTGCAAAGGACAGTGATGCAGGGAAGCAGGGGAAGGAGGGCTCCAAGGACAagaaaaggaggaggaagaagaagggcgcatcGTCAAGCTCTCAAGCAATGGATATCTGA
- the LOC136507454 gene encoding protein FAR-RED ELONGATED HYPOCOTYL 3-like, whose amino-acid sequence MAVQFIFACVIISQETIESYVWILSTFSDAMVQKHSVSVITNGDLAMQRAIGLVCPNSSHRLCIWHIEQNIVRNLHDDGVKADFKYFLYDCCSIEEIERKWLEFLDKHNVTYKESWLYQMYERREIWCAAYHADKCYLGLRSNQQSESLNSRLQVNLDRKMTLFELVEHFDHCLSWLCSNEANLDFEASNSLPCLEPDASIIEKEAVKSFTPRIFATVQFSIKAAEKCFAREILDDYDAIKYIVGREDKGDREYHVEREICVDEASHSPEAYERLKRVLHEEAAMILPNEGEHGDKRYGPVLPQGLDVDSAESRNVLDPMHVPGRGALKKKLKSISNKKRSKETNLPEDVLDI is encoded by the exons ATGGCAGTACAATTTATTTTTGCATGTGTAATTATTTCTCAGGAGACAATTGAGTCATATGTGTGGATTCTTAGCACATTCTCTGATGCCATGGTTCAGAAGCATTCGGTTTCTGTGATCACTAATGGAGACCTTGCTATGCAGAGAGCAATCGGGTTGGTGTGTCCGAATTCATCGCATAGGCTATGCATATGGCATATTGAGCAGAACATTGTGCGTAATCTTCACGATGATGGTGTGAAGGCTGATTTCAAGTATTTCCTTTATGATTGTTGCTCCATAGAAGAGATTGAGAGGAAATGGCTGGAATTCTTGGATAAGCATAATGTTACATATAAGGAGTCGTGGCTGTATCAGATGTATGAGAGGAGGGAAATCTGGTGTGCTGCGTACCATGCTGATAAATGTTATTTAGGACTGAGGAGCAACCAGCAGAGTGAGAGCCTAAACTCTAGGCTTCAGGTAAATCTAGATCGTAAAATGACATTGTTCGAGCTGGTTGAGCACTTTGACCACTGCCTTTCATGGCTGTGCAGTAATGAAGCGAATCTGGACTTTGAAGCATCGAATTCTTTGCCATGCTTAGAACCAGATGCTTCAATTATTGAGAAAGAGGCTGTGAAATCGTTCACACCAAGAATTTTTGCCACGGTGCAGTTCAGCATAAAAGCAGCCGAAAAGTGTTTTGCGAGAGAGATTCTAGATGACTATGATGCGATTAAGTATATTGTTGGCAGGGAGGATAAAGGAGACAGAGAATACCATGTGGAACGTGAGATATGTGTTGATGAAG CATCTCATTCACCTGAAGCATATGAGCGGCTAAAACGTGTTCTGCATGAGGAAGCTGCTATGATCCTGCCAAACGAAGGAGAGCACGGAGACAAGAGGTATGGTCCGGTGCTGCCTCAAGGCCTGGATGTTGATTCTGCAGAGTCCAGAAATGTCTTGGATCCCATGCATGTTCCTGGAAGAGGGGCCTTGAAGAAAAAGTTGAAGTCGATTTCAAATAAGAAGAGATCTAAG GAAACAAACCTCCCTGAAGATGTGCTGGATATATGA